From a region of the Rhodothermus profundi genome:
- the rpoN gene encoding RNA polymerase factor sigma-54, giving the protein MLKLKQEQKLQQKLSPQQIQYIKLLQLPTLALEQRIKAELESNPLLEEGPEEEETPLEEPLNEAAEPAETEAPSESTTSEEPPEEEASTDFEEEIDWEELFNNVDDLYGYKARVDRSDEDEERRELPLPAHPSMIEHLREQLVLLDLNETERLIAEQIIGSIDEDGYLRRPLESIVDDLMFSHGVSVTEADVERVLKQIQRLDPVGIAARDLRECLIVQLEALPENTPGRDVALRMLREAFKDFTMKHFEALQRKLGISEVELKQAYDLIQHLNPKPGEGDLTPQQNYIVPDFTVTYQDGEFIITLNSRNAPQLRISRRYRQMLEQMAAEKKKGKRTNGLDDKTRAFLKNKLESARWFINSINQRRQTMLKVMKAIVELQEDFFKYGEGHLKPMILKDVADRIGMDISTVSRVVNGKYVQTDFGVYELKYFFSEGLATESGEEVSNKEVKALIQRMIAQEDKRNPLSDQKIAELLAKQGFKIARRTVTKYREQLGIPVARLRREIVLDDRK; this is encoded by the coding sequence ATGCTAAAACTCAAACAGGAACAGAAGCTGCAGCAGAAACTCTCGCCGCAGCAAATCCAGTACATCAAACTCCTGCAGCTTCCTACGCTGGCCCTGGAGCAACGCATCAAGGCCGAGCTGGAATCCAACCCGCTGTTAGAAGAAGGTCCCGAAGAAGAGGAAACGCCTCTCGAAGAACCGCTCAATGAAGCCGCAGAGCCAGCAGAAACAGAGGCTCCCTCAGAATCAACGACCTCCGAAGAACCCCCGGAGGAAGAGGCATCCACCGACTTTGAAGAGGAAATCGACTGGGAAGAGCTCTTTAACAATGTCGATGACCTCTACGGCTACAAAGCACGCGTAGACCGCAGTGACGAAGACGAAGAGCGGCGCGAATTGCCGCTGCCAGCTCACCCTTCCATGATCGAACACCTGCGCGAACAGCTCGTCTTGCTCGACCTGAACGAAACCGAACGCCTCATTGCCGAACAGATCATCGGTTCTATTGACGAAGATGGCTACCTGCGACGTCCGCTCGAGTCGATCGTGGACGATTTGATGTTCAGCCATGGCGTCAGTGTAACCGAGGCGGATGTCGAACGCGTGCTCAAACAGATTCAGCGACTCGACCCCGTCGGTATTGCCGCCCGTGACCTCCGCGAATGCCTGATCGTTCAGCTTGAAGCGCTGCCAGAAAATACGCCCGGACGGGACGTCGCGCTCCGCATGCTCCGAGAGGCGTTTAAAGACTTCACCATGAAACACTTCGAAGCGCTGCAGCGCAAGCTGGGCATCTCAGAAGTTGAATTGAAACAAGCCTACGACCTGATTCAGCATCTTAACCCCAAACCGGGCGAAGGCGACCTGACCCCGCAGCAGAACTACATCGTCCCGGACTTTACCGTTACCTATCAAGACGGCGAATTCATTATCACGCTCAACAGCCGCAACGCTCCGCAACTGCGCATCTCTCGCCGCTACCGTCAGATGCTTGAGCAAATGGCGGCCGAAAAGAAAAAAGGCAAGCGCACCAACGGACTGGACGACAAAACGCGCGCCTTTCTCAAAAATAAGCTGGAGTCTGCTCGCTGGTTTATCAACTCAATCAACCAGCGGCGCCAGACCATGCTTAAGGTAATGAAAGCGATCGTCGAGCTGCAGGAAGACTTCTTCAAGTATGGCGAAGGACACCTCAAACCTATGATTCTGAAAGACGTAGCCGATCGCATCGGCATGGACATCTCTACAGTCAGCCGGGTTGTCAACGGCAAGTATGTCCAGACAGACTTTGGCGTCTACGAACTGAAGTACTTCTTCTCAGAAGGGCTGGCAACCGAAAGCGGCGAAGAAGTCTCCAACAAAGAGGTGAAAGCGCTCATTCAACGCATGATTGCTCAGGAAGACAAGCGCAATCCGCTTTCGGATCAAAAGATCGCTGAACTGCTGGCCAAGCAAGGCTTCAAGATTGCGCGCCGCACCGTGACCAAGTATCGGGAGCAACTGGGCATTCCGGTGGCGCGCCTGCGGCGCGAGATTGTGCTCGACGACAGGAAGTAG
- a CDS encoding aminotransferase class V-fold PLP-dependent enzyme → MPRSSTFAATIPQETIERRALLEALRFQFLGLHTPYQLADGRQARRIYLDSAASNLLWEPPARIAYQALQHYANTHSQLHFGARIMTALYAEAHQAVLDFLQADHRYTAIFCGYGVTACLNRIARVLARRRPERDVVITTIMEHHANDLPHRKHVGRVVHVPIEKDPDGEAGKVDMSQLQEAIARYADRLNYVAITAASNVTGIVNPVHEIARMAHAVGAYIVVDAAQSAAHLPLAVDPGEPAAALDVVVLSGHKIYTPGSPGVLVARKELFQGQEPEEVGGGIVSFVDTTRYEILPHLPEREEAGTPNLPGAIALGATLQLLQQIGMDLIAEEERRLTQYALDRLSRIPRLHLYGSHRLEVAERIGVITFNLYDLPHGLVTAALNDYFGIAVRNECFCAQPFVRQLLGIADAEGRAPDSCLDTCAPRAQPGMVRISLGLYNTTEDIDAVAEALTDLVQRPHFYRQQYEPVPGSRGDWRHRRFRFRPETVFSLQEAVQQIINDFRNGATATDTQP, encoded by the coding sequence ATGCCGAGGTCAAGCACTTTTGCGGCAACGATCCCGCAGGAGACAATCGAACGCAGGGCATTACTGGAGGCGCTTCGATTCCAATTTCTCGGCCTGCATACCCCCTATCAACTGGCCGACGGCCGCCAGGCTCGCCGAATCTACCTCGACAGTGCGGCCTCCAACCTGCTCTGGGAGCCTCCTGCCCGCATCGCCTACCAGGCGTTGCAACATTATGCAAACACGCACTCCCAGCTACATTTTGGCGCCCGCATTATGACGGCCCTCTATGCCGAAGCCCATCAGGCCGTGCTCGACTTCCTGCAGGCCGACCATCGCTACACGGCCATCTTCTGCGGCTATGGCGTAACCGCCTGCCTTAACCGCATTGCCCGCGTGCTGGCCCGCCGCCGCCCAGAGCGCGATGTGGTGATCACCACCATTATGGAACACCACGCCAATGACCTGCCTCACCGCAAACATGTCGGCCGCGTCGTTCACGTCCCCATCGAGAAAGACCCGGACGGTGAGGCCGGCAAAGTGGACATGAGCCAACTTCAGGAAGCCATCGCCCGCTACGCCGATCGACTGAACTATGTAGCCATTACAGCCGCTTCAAATGTGACCGGCATAGTCAACCCGGTCCACGAAATCGCCCGCATGGCCCACGCCGTCGGCGCCTATATCGTGGTCGATGCTGCCCAATCGGCGGCGCACCTACCCCTGGCTGTTGATCCGGGTGAGCCAGCGGCTGCTCTTGATGTCGTTGTGCTCAGCGGCCACAAAATCTACACCCCGGGCAGTCCGGGCGTGCTGGTGGCGCGCAAGGAGCTGTTTCAAGGACAGGAGCCCGAAGAAGTAGGGGGCGGCATCGTGTCCTTTGTGGATACCACGCGCTACGAAATTCTTCCCCACTTACCGGAGCGCGAAGAGGCCGGCACGCCTAACCTGCCCGGCGCGATTGCACTCGGCGCCACGCTTCAACTGCTGCAGCAGATTGGCATGGATCTGATCGCCGAAGAAGAGCGACGGCTGACCCAGTATGCGCTCGACCGATTGAGTCGAATCCCCCGCCTGCACCTTTACGGTTCTCACCGGTTGGAAGTCGCCGAGCGAATTGGCGTCATTACCTTTAACCTGTATGACCTGCCTCACGGACTGGTTACGGCTGCCCTGAACGACTACTTCGGCATCGCCGTACGAAACGAATGCTTCTGCGCCCAGCCGTTCGTGCGCCAGCTCCTCGGTATTGCCGATGCCGAAGGACGCGCCCCCGACAGTTGCCTTGATACCTGCGCGCCCCGCGCGCAACCCGGCATGGTGCGCATCTCGCTGGGCCTCTACAACACCACCGAGGACATCGATGCGGTCGCTGAAGCGCTCACCGACCTGGTCCAACGCCCCCATTTCTACCGGCAACAGTACGAACCCGTACCCGGCAGCCGCGGCGACTGGCGCCACCGACGCTTTCGCTTCCGTCCCGAGACGGTGTTCTCTCTGCAAGAAGCCGTTCAGCAAATCATCAACGACTTCCGTAACGGTGCAACCGCTACCGACACCCAACCGTAG
- a CDS encoding alpha/beta hydrolase — translation MTWETPEVHHLSVTRTARYYTLGRPGPALRELWFVLHGYGQLASSFLEPFRSLVHDETRLFVAPEALSRFYLEGFSGRVGASWMTREDRLAEIADYVAYLDALYNHLQMHLPGSPTLHVLGFSQGAATACRWLALGRARAQRLILWAGDVPEDLPHEAGRRLPPPELVWGTHDPLLDAARQQQLLQRLQRLGLRPTVYRFNGGHRIHRPLLRQLLEQPASAPPS, via the coding sequence ATGACCTGGGAGACTCCAGAAGTGCACCATCTATCGGTTACGCGCACGGCCCGGTACTACACGCTGGGCCGTCCAGGACCAGCGCTTCGGGAGCTCTGGTTCGTGCTGCACGGCTACGGCCAGCTTGCCAGCTCTTTTCTGGAGCCCTTTCGCTCGCTGGTTCACGACGAGACGCGCCTGTTTGTGGCCCCGGAAGCCCTGTCTCGCTTTTACCTGGAGGGATTTTCAGGCCGGGTAGGTGCTTCCTGGATGACCCGGGAAGACCGTCTTGCAGAAATCGCCGACTACGTTGCTTACTTAGACGCGCTTTACAACCACCTGCAAATGCACCTGCCAGGCTCCCCTACGTTACACGTGCTGGGCTTTTCGCAGGGAGCAGCTACGGCCTGTCGCTGGCTTGCCCTTGGACGCGCCCGAGCGCAGCGGTTGATCCTATGGGCAGGTGATGTGCCGGAAGATCTGCCGCACGAAGCTGGCCGCCGCCTGCCCCCTCCTGAACTGGTCTGGGGCACCCACGATCCGCTTCTTGATGCAGCACGCCAGCAACAGCTGCTGCAACGTCTGCAGCGTCTTGGTTTGCGGCCTACCGTGTACCGGTTCAACGGTGGTCATCGTATTCACCGGCCGCTTTTGCGCCAGCTCCTAGAACAGCCCGCTAGCGCACCGCCCAGTTAA
- a CDS encoding hydroxymethylglutaryl-CoA lyase: MQLPQRAVICEVGPRDGLQYESTFIPTERKVALIRQLIEAGVRRIQVTSFVHPRWVPQMADAEEVCRRLPERDDVIFSGLALNVKGVERAHAAGLRYVDLSIATHEEHSQANANMSVAEAVRQAETMIRLAHHYDMQPQLGLQTVFGYRTPGDTPLERIRELARRFVDLGLESFSLADTTGMAHPVQIQEYVQAVQEEIGDTPLVLHLHDTRGMGLANVLAALQCGVTRFDTSLGGLGGCPFIPGATGNIATEDTVYMLEAMGVRTGIDYRKVAELALDLEALLGKELPGRQTRLLARQRTLSSSACS, translated from the coding sequence ATGCAACTGCCTCAACGCGCTGTCATCTGCGAAGTAGGTCCGCGAGACGGCCTCCAGTACGAATCGACGTTCATTCCTACCGAACGTAAAGTCGCCCTTATTCGGCAGCTCATTGAAGCAGGCGTGCGGCGTATTCAGGTAACCTCCTTTGTACATCCCAGATGGGTGCCCCAGATGGCCGACGCTGAAGAAGTATGCCGCCGTCTGCCCGAGCGGGACGATGTCATCTTTTCCGGTCTGGCCCTGAACGTTAAAGGGGTCGAGCGCGCGCACGCGGCCGGACTGCGGTATGTAGATCTGTCCATTGCTACCCATGAGGAGCACAGCCAGGCCAACGCAAACATGAGCGTGGCCGAAGCCGTGCGGCAGGCAGAAACCATGATTCGCCTGGCTCACCACTATGACATGCAACCGCAGCTTGGTCTGCAAACCGTATTTGGCTACCGAACACCTGGCGACACGCCGCTGGAACGCATCCGTGAGCTGGCCCGGCGGTTTGTGGATCTGGGACTTGAGTCGTTCTCGCTGGCCGACACAACAGGCATGGCGCACCCGGTGCAAATTCAGGAGTACGTGCAGGCCGTACAAGAAGAGATCGGCGACACACCGCTGGTGCTGCACTTGCACGACACGCGCGGCATGGGGCTGGCTAACGTACTGGCCGCCCTGCAATGCGGCGTTACGCGCTTCGACACCTCCCTGGGTGGTCTGGGTGGCTGTCCGTTCATTCCGGGCGCCACGGGCAACATTGCTACCGAAGACACCGTCTACATGCTTGAAGCGATGGGCGTGCGCACGGGGATCGACTACCGCAAGGTAGCCGAACTGGCCCTCGACCTGGAAGCCTTGCTGGGGAAAGAGCTACCAGGCCGCCAGACGCGCCTGCTGGCGCGTCAGCGCACCCTCTCCTCCTCTGCCTGCTCCTGA
- a CDS encoding DUF3109 family protein translates to MRCIVDNACAASYVTGIMFAVDHILVSESVLQASFACQLQVCQGACCVQGESGAPLEPGERFVLEALVPALRPALRPEAQRLIDERGPWEKVGADRYAVRCTADGACVFAVYDPAGIVRCAIQQAYVQGHIDFPKPISCHLYPLRVERRHGLEILHYEKIPLCDAARAHGTRCGIALIDFLEAPLVRRYGRAWYDRLRTLWMERCQSGLAPQSDGKEPC, encoded by the coding sequence ATGCGGTGCATCGTTGACAATGCGTGCGCCGCGTCCTACGTTACAGGCATTATGTTTGCGGTTGACCACATACTCGTTTCCGAAAGCGTCCTGCAGGCGTCTTTCGCCTGTCAACTCCAGGTGTGCCAGGGCGCCTGCTGCGTGCAAGGGGAATCAGGCGCTCCTTTAGAACCTGGAGAACGCTTTGTGCTTGAGGCGCTCGTGCCGGCGCTGCGGCCAGCGTTGCGTCCAGAAGCACAGAGACTGATCGATGAACGAGGTCCCTGGGAAAAAGTTGGCGCCGACCGCTACGCGGTTCGATGCACGGCAGACGGAGCCTGCGTCTTTGCCGTTTACGACCCGGCGGGTATCGTGCGCTGCGCCATTCAGCAAGCCTATGTTCAGGGGCACATAGACTTTCCCAAACCGATCTCCTGTCACCTGTATCCGCTGCGCGTGGAACGCCGCCATGGCTTGGAAATTCTTCATTACGAAAAAATTCCGCTGTGCGACGCAGCCCGCGCGCACGGCACCCGCTGCGGTATCGCGCTGATAGACTTTCTGGAAGCCCCCCTGGTGCGACGCTACGGCCGCGCGTGGTACGATCGCTTACGGACTCTATGGATGGAGCGCTGCCAGTCGGGACTGGCGCCGCAATCTGACGGGAAGGAGCCATGCTAA
- a CDS encoding methylglyoxal synthase — translation MKETIRTIALIAHDGKKADMVAFAMQHRELLARFELVGTGTTGKLLEEKVGLRVRRFLSGPLGGDVQIAAQVVTGDIHAVFFFVDPLDKHPHDPDIQTLMRACNVHNVPLATNPATAHYILTSQALQSVEADTTDETSGA, via the coding sequence ATGAAAGAAACCATTCGCACGATAGCGCTCATTGCGCACGACGGCAAAAAAGCCGACATGGTAGCCTTTGCCATGCAGCATCGCGAGCTGCTGGCCCGCTTTGAACTGGTCGGTACAGGGACGACCGGCAAATTGTTAGAAGAAAAGGTGGGTCTGCGCGTTCGGCGTTTTCTGTCGGGGCCCCTGGGAGGTGACGTGCAGATTGCTGCCCAGGTAGTAACGGGTGACATTCATGCCGTGTTTTTCTTTGTAGACCCGCTCGACAAACATCCGCACGATCCGGATATTCAGACGCTCATGCGCGCCTGTAACGTGCACAACGTTCCCCTGGCAACCAACCCGGCCACCGCCCATTATATCCTGACGAGCCAGGCGCTGCAAAGCGTCGAGGCGGATACAACGGACGAGACGTCTGGCGCCTAA
- a CDS encoding sensor histidine kinase, which produces MLPHSEAETTVVRGEPPEWLLRTYRALGWLAFFMAVSFWFVHRVTDPEAWDPLWLRVLVGSTALGAVLLSYRVAWVRKNLALIACGLSWIILLWFGALALANRLTPNYVVGYLFVYAGAGIVYGLGLRRPEPLGIYLAFGTLLIALGSLWEEDPEISPVIVATASAGIGIAIYLVLRTLLQQQQTLEEARQRAEAALQFRNTLLANMHHELRTPLAGILGAAQILNDEVPRDLREFVQIIEHSGRRLLHLLTNLVLLARMEADKLQLKPGLVDLREVMHPILQQLQEDAEEKGLTITCSCPEKPIYVYADPEALNTVFYNIVENAIKFTREGGVHVALREQGDRLFVDVQDSGPGIDPAVLERMFRAFEQGSTGLNRTHEGAGLGLTVAQRLLHLLGGTLTVRSQVGEGSTFTVGLRRAQMEVRMLHSGQHTGD; this is translated from the coding sequence ATGCTGCCCCACAGCGAGGCCGAAACAACTGTGGTCCGTGGCGAGCCACCCGAGTGGCTGCTGCGCACTTATCGAGCGTTAGGGTGGTTAGCGTTCTTCATGGCCGTTAGCTTCTGGTTTGTGCATCGCGTGACCGATCCAGAAGCGTGGGATCCCCTGTGGCTACGGGTACTGGTGGGCAGCACGGCGCTGGGAGCAGTTTTGCTTTCCTATCGCGTAGCCTGGGTTCGGAAGAACCTTGCGCTGATTGCCTGCGGACTGAGCTGGATCATTTTGCTCTGGTTCGGCGCGCTGGCACTGGCCAATCGGTTAACGCCCAACTATGTGGTAGGCTATCTCTTTGTCTATGCAGGAGCGGGCATTGTCTATGGGCTGGGACTGCGACGGCCGGAGCCGTTAGGCATCTACCTGGCTTTTGGCACCCTGCTCATTGCCCTGGGTAGCCTCTGGGAAGAGGACCCTGAGATATCGCCGGTGATTGTGGCAACAGCATCGGCCGGAATCGGAATCGCTATTTATCTGGTACTGCGCACGTTGTTGCAGCAACAGCAGACCCTGGAAGAGGCCCGTCAGCGCGCCGAGGCAGCCTTGCAATTTCGCAACACCCTGCTCGCCAACATGCATCATGAGCTGCGCACGCCGCTGGCAGGCATTCTGGGAGCTGCGCAGATTTTGAACGACGAGGTGCCCAGAGATCTGCGTGAGTTCGTGCAGATTATAGAGCATAGCGGGCGACGGCTCCTTCATCTGCTGACCAACCTGGTGCTGCTGGCGCGCATGGAGGCCGATAAGCTTCAGCTCAAGCCGGGCCTCGTCGATTTGCGAGAGGTGATGCATCCTATCCTGCAGCAATTGCAGGAAGATGCTGAAGAGAAAGGGCTGACCATTACCTGTTCCTGTCCGGAAAAACCCATTTACGTCTATGCCGATCCAGAAGCGCTAAATACGGTGTTTTACAATATTGTGGAGAATGCGATCAAGTTTACCCGAGAAGGTGGGGTGCATGTGGCGCTTCGAGAGCAGGGAGATCGGTTGTTTGTGGACGTGCAGGACTCAGGACCCGGGATCGATCCAGCAGTGCTGGAGCGGATGTTTCGAGCGTTTGAACAGGGCTCAACCGGATTGAATCGAACGCATGAAGGAGCGGGACTGGGGCTGACGGTCGCGCAGCGACTGCTTCATCTGCTTGGTGGTACGCTGACTGTTAGGAGTCAGGTGGGAGAGGGCAGCACCTTCACCGTGGGGCTGCGCCGCGCCCAGATGGAGGTGCGCATGCTGCACTCCGGGCAGCACACGGGCGACTGA
- the fdxA gene encoding ferredoxin FdxA, producing the protein MPYVVCEPCINCKYTDCVEVCPVDCFYEGPNFLAIHPDECIDCNACVPTCPVEAIYPDDEVPEEWQHYIEWNRYLAEQWKEMGYNITEKKGPLPDAEEWRSRPKSEKDILTWEAPAQQ; encoded by the coding sequence ATGCCATACGTTGTCTGCGAGCCCTGCATCAATTGCAAGTACACGGATTGCGTCGAAGTCTGCCCGGTCGATTGCTTTTACGAAGGGCCCAATTTCCTGGCGATCCATCCAGACGAGTGCATCGACTGCAACGCCTGCGTGCCGACCTGTCCGGTTGAAGCGATTTATCCGGATGATGAAGTGCCAGAGGAGTGGCAGCACTACATTGAGTGGAATCGGTACCTGGCCGAGCAGTGGAAGGAAATGGGCTATAACATCACAGAAAAGAAAGGACCGCTGCCCGACGCCGAGGAGTGGCGCAGCCGTCCCAAATCGGAAAAAGACATTCTGACCTGGGAAGCGCCTGCGCAGCAGTAA
- a CDS encoding TRAP transporter small permease subunit, producing the protein MERWLKLARAIDRLNLWVGRLVYWLVLFMVLVGAYNAVVRYLDRYTGIGLSSNFYIELQWYLFSLVFLLGAAYTLQRDAHVRVDVFYGRLAPRARAWINLLGTVLFLLPFCGLVLWVSWGWVVNSWVVREVSPDPGGLPRYPLKAMLPVAFVLLALQGVSMLIHQVARLRKLETETRQDVLGKV; encoded by the coding sequence ATGGAACGCTGGCTGAAACTGGCGCGAGCTATTGACCGGCTCAATCTATGGGTAGGCCGGCTGGTCTACTGGCTCGTGCTGTTTATGGTACTGGTGGGCGCCTACAACGCGGTGGTGCGCTATCTGGATCGCTACACCGGGATCGGCCTGAGTTCGAATTTTTATATTGAACTCCAGTGGTATCTATTCAGTCTGGTATTCTTGTTGGGAGCAGCCTATACGTTACAGCGGGACGCGCACGTGCGCGTGGACGTGTTTTATGGCCGCCTTGCCCCCCGGGCGCGCGCCTGGATTAATCTGCTAGGCACCGTACTGTTTCTTCTGCCTTTCTGTGGACTGGTGCTGTGGGTATCATGGGGATGGGTGGTCAATTCCTGGGTGGTGCGGGAAGTGTCGCCGGACCCCGGAGGGCTCCCCCGCTATCCGCTGAAGGCGATGCTGCCGGTCGCCTTCGTATTGCTGGCGCTGCAAGGCGTCTCTATGCTGATCCACCAGGTCGCACGGCTGCGCAAGCTAGAAACGGAAACTCGTCAGGACGTTCTCGGAAAGGTATGA
- a CDS encoding TRAP transporter large permease — protein sequence MSGDWLAPLMFLTALVLIFSGYPVAFALGGTALIFAGIGVALGYFDWSLLFALPDRAFGIMSNYVLLAVPFFIFMGTVLERSRLAEDLLQTIGMLFGPLRGGLALAVVFVGTLLAAATGVVGASVVAMGMISLPVMLRYGYSKELAAGVITASGTLGQIIPPSVVLVVLADQLGVSVGDLFLGALVPGLVLAGLYALYAAGVALFKPRAAPALPRAVRNIPGRELVRRVMLVMLPPLVLILVVLGSIFAGIATPTEAGALGAVGAIVLALLNRRLSFEALRASMDETARLTTMVVFLLIGSTAFSLVFYGLYGDVWIEELLTNLPGGIIGFLIVANLAIFVLGFFIDFFEIAFIILPLLVPAARALGIDLVWFGVMVGMNLQTSFLTPPFGFALFYLRGVAPPELTTTQIYRGAVPFILIQLIGLLLIILFPEMVNWAVR from the coding sequence ATGAGCGGCGACTGGCTGGCTCCCCTGATGTTTCTTACAGCCCTGGTGCTCATCTTTTCGGGCTATCCGGTGGCTTTTGCACTGGGCGGCACGGCGCTGATCTTTGCCGGAATCGGCGTAGCGCTGGGCTATTTTGACTGGAGCTTGCTTTTTGCGCTGCCCGATCGGGCTTTTGGGATTATGTCGAACTATGTGCTCCTGGCTGTGCCGTTTTTCATCTTTATGGGCACGGTGCTGGAGCGGTCCCGACTGGCCGAAGATCTGTTGCAGACCATCGGGATGCTCTTTGGACCCCTCCGAGGGGGGCTAGCGCTGGCTGTCGTGTTTGTCGGCACGCTGCTGGCGGCCGCTACGGGAGTCGTAGGAGCCTCGGTGGTGGCGATGGGGATGATTTCGCTGCCGGTTATGCTCCGCTACGGCTACTCGAAAGAGCTGGCCGCCGGCGTCATTACAGCGTCGGGCACGTTAGGCCAGATTATCCCGCCGAGTGTTGTGCTGGTCGTGCTGGCCGATCAGCTCGGCGTGTCGGTGGGCGACCTGTTTCTCGGAGCGCTCGTGCCCGGACTGGTGCTGGCAGGGCTTTACGCGCTCTATGCAGCAGGGGTCGCTCTCTTTAAGCCTAGAGCGGCCCCGGCTTTGCCACGTGCAGTCCGAAATATTCCAGGACGCGAGCTGGTCCGCCGCGTTATGCTGGTGATGCTTCCACCGCTGGTGCTCATCCTCGTTGTACTGGGAAGCATTTTTGCCGGAATTGCTACGCCCACCGAGGCAGGAGCACTGGGCGCGGTCGGAGCAATTGTGCTGGCGCTGCTGAACCGCCGGCTTTCGTTTGAGGCGTTGCGGGCGTCGATGGATGAAACCGCTCGCCTGACCACAATGGTTGTCTTTCTGCTGATCGGCTCTACAGCGTTCTCGCTGGTCTTTTACGGACTCTACGGCGACGTCTGGATCGAAGAGCTCCTGACCAATCTACCGGGCGGTATCATCGGTTTTCTCATCGTTGCTAATCTGGCCATTTTTGTGCTGGGCTTCTTTATTGACTTTTTCGAAATTGCCTTCATTATTCTGCCGCTGCTGGTGCCGGCTGCCCGGGCGCTGGGCATTGATCTGGTCTGGTTTGGCGTCATGGTAGGTATGAACCTGCAAACATCGTTTTTGACACCGCCCTTCGGGTTTGCCCTCTTCTATTTGCGAGGGGTAGCGCCGCCTGAATTAACCACCACTCAGATCTATCGGGGCGCTGTACCGTTTATCTTAATCCAACTGATCGGTCTGCTGCTGATTATCCTCTTTCCTGAAATGGTTAACTGGGCGGTGCGCTAG
- the ruvB gene encoding Holliday junction branch migration DNA helicase RuvB, translating into MRDSGLLRPLPQHAEEDYEKALRPRRLEEFIGQPKIKDNLRVFITAALQRGETLDHVLLSGPPGLGKTTLAYIIAEEMGARIRTTSGPVLEKPADIAGLLTNLNEGDVLFIDEIHRLSPVVEEYLYSAMEDYRIDILIDSGPNARSVKLRLPPFTLIGATTRKGLLTAPLRARFGIEFRYDYYHTEDLQQIVLRSARILGVAIDEEGAYEIARRSRGTPRIANRLLRRTRDFAEVKGDGRITREVARMALEALDVDEAGLDEMDVRLLRTLIEKFGGGPTGLNTLAVAVGEDPGTLEEVYEPYLIQEGFLERTPRGRVATARAYQHFGLVPPARTGSLFD; encoded by the coding sequence ATGCGTGACTCTGGTCTACTCCGTCCGTTGCCGCAGCACGCCGAAGAAGATTATGAAAAGGCGCTGCGTCCTCGTCGCCTTGAAGAATTTATCGGCCAACCAAAGATAAAAGATAACCTGCGCGTGTTCATTACCGCCGCGTTGCAGCGAGGGGAGACGCTGGATCACGTGCTGCTTTCCGGTCCGCCAGGCCTGGGCAAAACCACACTTGCCTACATCATCGCTGAAGAAATGGGCGCTCGCATTCGCACGACAAGCGGACCGGTGCTGGAAAAACCGGCTGACATTGCGGGCCTGCTCACCAATCTCAATGAAGGCGATGTGCTTTTTATTGACGAGATTCACCGGCTCAGTCCAGTGGTCGAGGAGTATCTCTACTCGGCCATGGAGGATTACCGGATTGATATCCTGATCGACAGTGGACCTAATGCGCGAAGCGTCAAGCTTCGGTTGCCTCCCTTTACGCTCATTGGTGCTACTACCCGCAAAGGGCTGCTAACCGCGCCGCTACGGGCCCGCTTTGGCATAGAGTTTCGCTACGATTACTACCACACAGAGGATCTGCAGCAGATCGTGCTGCGTTCGGCGCGCATTCTGGGCGTTGCCATAGACGAAGAGGGGGCCTACGAAATTGCTCGCCGGAGTCGCGGAACGCCGCGCATTGCCAACCGTCTGCTGCGCCGAACGCGTGATTTTGCTGAAGTGAAGGGGGACGGTCGCATCACGCGAGAGGTGGCCCGCATGGCTCTGGAGGCGCTTGATGTAGATGAGGCGGGTCTGGACGAAATGGACGTGCGTTTGCTGCGTACGCTGATTGAAAAGTTCGGGGGAGGCCCCACTGGCCTGAACACGCTGGCCGTAGCGGTCGGCGAAGATCCGGGGACCCTGGAGGAAGTCTACGAGCCGTACTTGATTCAGGAAGGATTTCTGGAGCGCACGCCTCGGGGCCGCGTGGCGACCGCTCGGGCCTACCAGCACTTTGGCCTGGTCCCTCCGGCTCGCACGGGAAGCCTGTTCGATTAG